Part of the Helicobacter bilis genome is shown below.
GTTGAGTGTTTGAAGCATAATTCTAAACACACGGAATGCCCCTATCAAATCAATTGCAATCTCAAATCAATCATTCATAAGGCAAAAGATGCTTTCATGCAGGAGTTTCAAAAATATAGCTTACAAGATTTATTGCAGACAGATGAATATATGTAACTATATTTTATAAAAATTATTAAAATAGCAACTTAATGCGAGACTTATCTAGCATTACTTTCATTTTATAAACCACAAGTGTATGCCGATATGTTACTATCAGTAAAAAAGGGTGGGTATGATACAGCCAACACACATTCAAAGCCTATTAAGTCAAATGGCAACAACCACAGGCAATAAAGAGATAAATGCTACTTTGCCTATGCTTTTACGCATACTTGATAAAAAAGGTGCTGATAAATATCTCGTGCAGCTTGGGAAACTCATTATTGAGACACAAAGCAACAAAGAACTTCAAGTTGGCACAAATTATTGGGCAAATGTCAAACAAGGCAAAGATGGCTTACTCATTTCAGATCTTATTAAGCAGCCAAAAATGCTGGAGAATCTAGCACATGCAAAACTTAAATTAAGCTCAAATGACTTAAAAGAATTATTGAGTGAAACGCATAAGGGCGGTAGCACACTAGAATCTGTTTTTAAAGAGTTTTTACTAGAGAGATTACCTCTTGCGACAAGTAAGCAGGAGTTTTTAGAGTTATCAAACTTGCTTATTGCTTTGCAAAATGGCGTATTTAGCATGGTGATAAAAGAGGATGATGGCAAAGAAAGTTTAGTGCAGCTTAAAAAACAAGTGGAATTTTTAGAATTTTATAGCATTTTTCATCATTTGGGTGAGATAAGCGGCATTGTATCGCTAAATGATGAAAATAATGTATGTTTGCGGCTTTGTGTGATGAGTGAAAAAGTGAAAAAGATTCTTGAAAATAGGCTAAATGATTTGCAAGGGTTTGATGAGATACAAATCGATGTGGGTCAAAACGAACCTTTATGGGATTTAGAATCTTTTGAGCCTTCATATATTCTTAATCTTAGGGGTTAGATTCTGTTTTTGAAATCTTATCAGGTTAATCATATACGATTGATTTTAATGTTTTATTTTGCTAAGTTACTATGTGAAACTCTGTGTCGTTGTTCAAAATTGTAAGTACGCAATCTTTAGGCTATGAAGTTATACTTGACTGCACATCGTTTTTCATACGAGACTTATGAAATTTGACTTTGGAGTCTCGTTGCTGGTTTATAATAGCAGACATTTTGGTTTTCAAGCATTCTTTACAAAACCATCTACATATAATGATTGTGCAAAATTTTCTCAAAACCTTCTTGCAAAAATCATTTATTTGTCATAACGCTATCAAAAGCGCATATTATAATTTCACTTATTAGATTTTAGGACATAAGCCAAAAACCAAACAAATGCAAAAATATGCAATCTTGTGATGACATAGTCTTGCAAGATAGTATAGAATTAAGAGAAGATATATAATTTAATCCCACGCATAAAGCTATGTTGGATCAATACCCAATCAACAGGTAAGCCAAAAATCTGCAAGGAAGTATGTCTTGCAATATTGGTAGCAGATTCTAATTGCTAAAAAAGTGAATGGTTAAAATCCACCACAAAAGAGCTTACACAAACCTATCATCAAGCATTGCAAGAATTTTTAGACTATCTTTTAAAACTTTTACAATGTTTAAAGACAATCTGTGGATTATGCGGGATAGATTATAAAAAAAAGTAGTGTAGTTGGGGAGATTTTGAAAGAAGTGGCAAAGCGATTTAACATAAAAGACTTATGCGATAGCTTTTGTCAAAGTCAAGATGATAAAGAAAATTTAAGCAATTATGATGAGGATAATAGGGGAATCTTGACACAATAACAGAAGAAATCACGCAACACTTTATAATGAATATTATCATAATGATTGCATAGAGCGAGAAAGGTAAAAGCATAAGTGGTTATGATTTTAGTCGAGGTTATATATAAAAATTTATAAGCATTGATAAGACATATAAATATCTTAGACATATACAAAATAGCAAAGATTTGCGTAAAATCGCCGCATTACTTGGCAGAGAAGAGAAAAATGGAAATAAGAAAATAGAGCATAGCAGTATAGACCAAAGCATAAAAACGCATAATCACAAAGAAGAGATGAGTGGGGTAACCTTAGGCAGAGATTTAGCAAATCTTTTACCACAGGAATTAGCTATGCTAAAAGATGAGAATCTAGAATTGCTCTTTAATCTCAAATACATTCAAAACCGCCTTTTTTGCTTTGAAAAGCAAGGCTATGAAACCATACAAAAAGAGCATTATAAAATGGCAAAAAATGAAGGAGCGATGATAATCTGTGTGGATACAAGTGGCAGTATGAGCGGAAATAGAGAGTATCTAGCAAAGGCTATAACGCTTTTTCTAGCTACAAAGGCAAAACCAAAGGCATAAAGGCAATAGATTCTATCTTTTAGATATAGATGGCAATCAGGTGAGACAACATTTTTTGATACACATTGGGCGTATAATACATGAACACAAAAAGCTCAAGTTTTGTATGCAATGGAGGATAGATTCTAGATTCTTTAGGTTAGAATCTACACAATACAAATATGAGGTAAGTAATGCCAACAAAAAAAGCTGCACAGGAAAAATTTGATTTTAAAAAGGTTTTTAAAGATTGTTACGCACCTAAACCGACTCCACAGCTTGTTTCTGTGCCTAGATTTTCTTTCATAAGTGTGCAGGGCTGTGGAAATCCCAACGAAGCAGATGGTGCATATCAATCAGCGTTGCAGTGTTTATATGCTCTCTCCTATACGATTAAGATGAGCAAAAAGATAAAGGCTTTAAAAAACTATGTGGAATATGTCGTGCCACCGCTTGAAGGCTTGTGGTGGGGCAGAGAGAATGGTGAAAGCAAAGAACATTTCAAATGGCAAGCAATGATAGCTCAACCAGATTTTGTAAGCCAAGAGATTTTTGAATACGCCACACAAGAAGTTGCGGCGAAAAAAGGTATAGATTCCACAAAGGCAAGTCTTATCCATTTCGAAGAAGGCTTGTGTGTGCAAATGCTTCACATAGGTTCATATGATGATGAGCCGCAAAGTCTTGCGAAAATAAAAGATTTTATGATGTGTAATGCCTTGCAAAATGACATTGGTAGTGTGCAGGGTGATTTTACACGCCTACACCACGAGATATATCTCAATAATCCAAATAAGACACCACCCCATAAGTTAAAGACAATTTTGCGTATTCCTGTAAGAAAAATACAAGTTTAATAACAATTGATATTACAAGGTTCTCGCACTATTTAATATCCACAAATTTTAATGCCTTTTTGGCATGACTTAGATTCTAAACGCGCTAAACATAAAGCACCATATTTAATGAAGTATGGGCTATTTGTATCGTAAAAAATAGTATATATGCCATCAATAGTTTGAAATTTCATAAAATAATTCTCGGCGTCTATCTGTGCAATCTTGGCAAATCTTTTGTATATTCTTATTGCAGGTTGTAGCGGTATTGGCAAAAAGCTCACTACGAAGATTTGTATATGTAGATGAGAAAAATATCTCAAACATATCATTTTTATTGCAATCACCCAAAATAAAAGGCTTATGCGTTTCTTCATCACTTCGTGTATGACAGCAAGGCATCACAAGCCCATTGTAATCTACATAAAAACTCATTGCAGACTGAAAACAGCCAGATTGAATATTGCGTTTTTGTTTCATAAAATCCAGCGAGCCACCCCTACTTTGTCCTGTAATATTTGGATTCCATGAGCGATAAAGTATCTCTAAACCCTCCATGATAAAACTCACGCAATATTCTTCTAAAGTATTCCACATAAGTTTAGATTCTAAACCTAGCTTTTGTTGCATTTTCTCCATCGCTTTTATAACTTTTTCTCTATCATAATCCTTATTTGTAGGGTAATATGACATTAATATGTGTGTTACCCCAGCATCTCTTAATTCTTCAAAATATTCTTTTGAGACATAATCGCCGTTTGTAAAAATGCGGAAGCTTGCTTTTGGCAGTCTCTCCCTTGCTTGTCTCACACGCTTTAAAATCAGTTCTTTATTTGCTAAAGGCTCATTGAATCTATGAAAATTTAGCCATTGATTGTAGTCAATTTCACTTAAATTATTAATAAGTTTTAGAAATACAGCTTCATCTAGCTCTATACTTTTACTTTTTCTGTCAATATGTGAGTTTGG
Proteins encoded:
- a CDS encoding radical SAM/SPASM domain-containing protein, which translates into the protein MLNKAVKSVYKNMPATFKRKLHRAIRSEGNLYNTQNLIDSTALLSTPITDKELQKKILKKYLQIVEIEIASFCNRTCYFCPNSHIDRKSKSIELDEAVFLKLINNLSEIDYNQWLNFHRFNEPLANKELILKRVRQARERLPKASFRIFTNGDYVSKEYFEELRDAGVTHILMSYYPTNKDYDREKVIKAMEKMQQKLGLESKLMWNTLEEYCVSFIMEGLEILYRSWNPNITGQSRGGSLDFMKQKRNIQSGCFQSAMSFYVDYNGLVMPCCHTRSDEETHKPFILGDCNKNDMFEIFFSSTYTNLRSELFANTATTCNKNIQKICQDCTDRRRELFYEISNY
- a CDS encoding GyrI-like domain-containing protein yields the protein MPTKKAAQEKFDFKKVFKDCYAPKPTPQLVSVPRFSFISVQGCGNPNEADGAYQSALQCLYALSYTIKMSKKIKALKNYVEYVVPPLEGLWWGRENGESKEHFKWQAMIAQPDFVSQEIFEYATQEVAAKKGIDSTKASLIHFEEGLCVQMLHIGSYDDEPQSLAKIKDFMMCNALQNDIGSVQGDFTRLHHEIYLNNPNKTPPHKLKTILRIPVRKIQV